A single Arcanobacterium canis DNA region contains:
- a CDS encoding class C sortase — MGKVLSSPSTPTPEKRQKKWNKLAVIAALFSILGTTVLLYPSAAQWFSQLRQSRIVSAYEQIASQAEPQEAIQIRRAHEYNKLLAGEQLVDIEGHVPTIRERARTPEQHGIAPYFEQLRANYSGLMGRVIVPAADIDLPIYHGTSDATLLKGAGHLQGTALPVGGVGTRSVVTAHRGLADAAMFTYLDRAKKGDEFIFQIFGETLAYRIVDIHIVAPDDSKSIRAIPGKDLATLITCTPLGINTHRIVMTGERIYPTPNDAKEIGEAASQLPRFPWWIVILSVVFILSCAFVWFTRAPVPVRKREHEPDHQHHGGQ, encoded by the coding sequence ATGGGCAAGGTCCTCTCTTCGCCTTCTACGCCCACCCCTGAAAAACGTCAGAAGAAATGGAACAAGTTAGCAGTAATTGCAGCTCTGTTTTCGATTCTTGGAACCACCGTGTTGCTGTATCCCTCCGCCGCCCAATGGTTCAGCCAGCTGCGGCAATCTCGCATCGTCTCTGCCTATGAGCAGATTGCTTCGCAGGCCGAACCGCAAGAAGCGATCCAAATTCGTCGTGCTCATGAATACAACAAGCTCCTTGCGGGGGAGCAGCTTGTTGATATTGAAGGGCATGTTCCAACGATTCGTGAAAGGGCGCGCACACCCGAACAACATGGCATCGCCCCATACTTCGAACAACTCCGAGCAAACTATTCTGGGTTGATGGGTCGCGTGATTGTGCCTGCTGCAGATATCGATCTTCCGATTTACCACGGCACTTCTGATGCCACATTACTCAAAGGCGCAGGGCACCTTCAAGGAACTGCTTTGCCCGTCGGAGGCGTCGGTACTCGCTCGGTCGTGACTGCACACCGTGGCCTTGCCGATGCAGCGATGTTTACCTATCTTGATCGTGCGAAAAAGGGCGATGAATTTATTTTCCAAATTTTCGGAGAGACCCTCGCATACCGCATTGTCGATATTCACATTGTCGCGCCTGACGACAGTAAATCGATTCGTGCGATTCCCGGCAAAGACCTTGCCACTCTCATCACATGTACACCACTTGGCATCAACACTCATCGAATTGTTATGACTGGAGAGCGTATTTATCCCACTCCGAACGATGCCAAAGAAATTGGTGAAGCTGCCTCACAGCTACCTAGATTTCCGTGGTGGATCGTGATTCTGAGCGTCGTCTTTATTCTGAGCTGCGCGTTCGTGTGGTTTACACGCGCTCCTGTACCAGTGCGCAAGCGTGAGCACGAACCAGATCACCAACACCACGGTGGTCAGTAG
- a CDS encoding CshA/CshB family fibrillar adhesin-related protein — protein MIDWVDWSKGATPADLGILEKTEGRVLEKNKTYGEVNWDREDAGTIRQSKLGAKGSYDVQSETILGDKKIATSCSLSNLMEDANGKAAPKGSWLNIHIPGQYTTASGGGDGWDNVYQRFDKASRTGLPVGIGRAGGGRIRFDVKCHVEVINKDGSRTPIPINGLVFSDGEAMTKGEAAYIVPSKIDSEKPVNWRVLEYSHTPGDPTYTELRLGPQRSHDRVSGANPQGHQNLWQYSSLASSLVPEQALEMTVPHSVSSAAFQPFATMYASNADGAYIDLWGGFGNYITIGIVIGADVSDGPASYGQAAAISQPDISDTESILTHTQVRADQQTLAKVQQGAAPFLGKNGPDLDTQFLNKSSWTTLRNDDLTNSTSLNVYNDEDAFDAPLLVTAQPGKFTQTVACQPAPGTRPTNVSAWLDWNSDGKFSESERANAVCETTSKGARLQWDVTERMLPPAGTSISPSLIRLIATLQSSDPHSADYFGPTGLVSSGEVEDHAVTLVRPTLSVHKRIVGSDGQDAPNAANDGFTFTATALGTFFQKLPLAASPAGAEVKLVDVPATQTTSKGKTATTEAGSVLWPLAFNDLPTALTTQTHQQSTRVAVKEEKITSGFQFWPGSAVCKTPTALKAPWTHTIPIGDPKNGRTIEQPGTYAWPTPSSTAVTHTDQGFTVAMSPTSVLDCSVSNQPFGQISIKPTVTFDPSLSSVPTLDDTLKFSGEFVCTPPATTVAGRAEVTGTWGPVAKDEVWISNPGKDLIPAGSNCKVTQTMIGSPAQQKTKDAAPSMHGAYSWKSVRYTASNQITAGAVLAGETLPQVTVENIVDEPKSTTLSWTKVDETGRPLGGAKFRVWTSGRVATEEDIVREEIADCVADEPRGCAGMTDTDPREGYFTIPDAFMGDYLIEETQAPAGYVKTDDKLSGKIVRSDLSVGKNAGKLTNVRVTSAALPSLPMSGGLSTIVFAIVGTFALVIAAIAGIGSLRRRQGGATQ, from the coding sequence ATGATTGATTGGGTTGATTGGTCCAAAGGTGCGACACCGGCTGATTTGGGGATTTTGGAGAAGACCGAGGGGCGCGTCCTCGAAAAGAACAAGACCTATGGCGAAGTGAACTGGGATCGAGAGGATGCCGGGACTATTCGCCAATCGAAGTTAGGGGCCAAAGGATCGTATGACGTGCAAAGTGAAACGATTCTTGGTGACAAGAAAATTGCTACTTCCTGCAGCCTGTCGAATTTGATGGAGGATGCGAACGGTAAGGCAGCCCCCAAGGGCTCATGGCTCAATATCCACATTCCTGGTCAATATACGACTGCATCAGGTGGTGGAGATGGCTGGGATAACGTCTATCAGCGTTTTGACAAGGCGAGCCGAACCGGTCTACCTGTGGGTATTGGTCGTGCAGGTGGCGGACGTATTCGTTTTGATGTCAAGTGTCACGTAGAGGTTATCAACAAGGATGGTTCCCGCACACCAATTCCGATTAATGGCTTGGTTTTTTCTGACGGAGAGGCAATGACGAAAGGTGAGGCTGCCTACATCGTCCCGTCAAAAATTGATTCAGAAAAGCCCGTCAATTGGCGCGTCCTAGAGTACAGCCACACTCCGGGTGACCCCACATACACCGAACTTCGTCTTGGGCCTCAGAGATCTCATGATCGAGTCTCCGGCGCTAACCCTCAAGGACACCAGAACCTTTGGCAGTATTCCAGCCTGGCATCCTCGCTTGTCCCAGAACAAGCATTGGAAATGACTGTTCCACATAGTGTGTCGTCTGCGGCTTTTCAACCGTTCGCCACAATGTATGCAAGCAACGCGGATGGTGCATATATCGATCTTTGGGGAGGGTTCGGAAACTACATCACGATAGGAATCGTGATCGGAGCTGACGTCTCAGACGGTCCAGCATCGTACGGTCAAGCGGCCGCTATCTCCCAACCGGATATTTCAGATACGGAATCGATCCTTACTCACACGCAGGTTCGTGCTGATCAACAAACTCTCGCGAAAGTACAACAGGGAGCTGCTCCTTTTCTTGGAAAAAATGGCCCGGATCTGGATACACAGTTCCTGAACAAGTCTTCGTGGACCACGTTACGTAATGACGATCTGACGAACTCGACGAGTCTGAACGTTTACAACGACGAAGACGCCTTCGACGCTCCCCTTCTTGTGACAGCCCAGCCAGGCAAATTCACACAAACCGTCGCGTGCCAGCCTGCTCCCGGTACACGTCCGACCAACGTATCTGCTTGGTTGGATTGGAATAGTGACGGAAAGTTTTCTGAATCTGAGCGTGCTAATGCCGTATGTGAGACAACGTCAAAGGGCGCAAGACTTCAATGGGACGTCACCGAGCGGATGCTTCCTCCGGCGGGAACATCCATTTCCCCAAGTCTTATTCGGTTGATTGCTACCTTGCAGTCATCTGATCCACACAGTGCTGATTACTTTGGACCCACCGGCCTAGTATCAAGTGGCGAAGTGGAAGATCATGCCGTCACTCTGGTGCGCCCCACTTTGAGTGTTCACAAACGCATTGTGGGGAGCGATGGTCAAGATGCGCCTAACGCCGCAAACGACGGTTTCACTTTTACCGCCACCGCACTCGGGACGTTCTTCCAGAAACTTCCCCTCGCAGCATCTCCGGCAGGGGCAGAGGTGAAACTCGTTGATGTTCCCGCGACGCAGACGACATCCAAGGGAAAGACGGCCACAACAGAAGCTGGAAGCGTGCTCTGGCCACTCGCATTCAATGATTTGCCCACGGCGCTCACTACACAGACACATCAACAATCGACACGTGTGGCTGTTAAAGAAGAAAAGATCACATCAGGTTTCCAGTTTTGGCCAGGCAGTGCGGTGTGTAAGACGCCAACTGCTTTGAAAGCGCCATGGACGCACACTATCCCCATTGGTGACCCCAAGAATGGCAGGACGATTGAACAACCAGGAACCTACGCATGGCCGACGCCGTCGTCCACCGCGGTGACACATACAGACCAAGGTTTTACTGTTGCGATGTCTCCAACGTCGGTATTGGATTGCTCGGTGTCGAATCAGCCGTTTGGCCAGATTTCTATCAAACCAACTGTCACCTTTGACCCATCACTCTCATCTGTACCAACACTTGACGACACGCTGAAGTTTTCAGGTGAATTCGTTTGTACTCCGCCGGCGACGACTGTGGCGGGGCGAGCAGAAGTCACAGGAACCTGGGGGCCGGTTGCGAAAGATGAAGTGTGGATCTCTAACCCGGGCAAAGATCTGATTCCGGCCGGATCGAACTGCAAGGTGACCCAGACAATGATCGGTTCACCTGCACAACAAAAGACAAAGGATGCGGCTCCATCAATGCACGGTGCATATAGCTGGAAGTCTGTCCGATACACGGCGTCGAATCAGATCACAGCTGGCGCAGTACTCGCGGGGGAAACGTTGCCGCAGGTGACAGTTGAAAACATTGTTGACGAGCCCAAGTCCACGACTCTTTCGTGGACGAAAGTTGACGAGACTGGTCGTCCGCTAGGCGGGGCGAAATTCCGAGTTTGGACATCCGGGCGTGTAGCAACTGAAGAAGACATCGTCCGCGAGGAAATTGCGGATTGTGTGGCAGACGAGCCTCGCGGATGTGCTGGAATGACGGATACTGATCCGCGCGAAGGATATTTCACGATTCCCGATGCATTCATGGGCGACTATTTGATTGAGGAAACCCAAGCTCCTGCCGGGTATGTCAAAACTGACGACAAGCTCTCCGGGAAAATTGTTCGATCAGATCTATCTGTTGGGAAAAATGCAGGGAAGTTGACGAATGTCAGAGTGACGTCAGCGGCTCTTCCTTCCCTTCCCATGTCCGGTGGGCTGAGCACGATTGTCTTTGCGATCGTCGGAACGTTTGCGCTGGTGATCGCAGCTATAGCGGGAATCGGCAGCCTACGTCGCCGTCAGGGAGGGGCCACGCAGTAA
- a CDS encoding SpaH/EbpB family LPXTG-anchored major pilin produces the protein MARTSAIRTRVACAFVAILSLIALSFAAPIAHAAEGNIDTGKTGSITIHKFANPDSGEAGNGTELVDKKPKTEPIAGVVFEYQKVKDLNLATPEGWEKVKTVKLEDGRVMFGDQPATMEPAVEFTPTADNGETNVKGLALGVYLVTEKSAPANVTEKSAPFLVTIPYPNEKQTFLYDVHVYPKNTVVTDKDWPVKTIKGGNDTVHFPGDTIVWEIKQTIPQLSTKKPLTKFEITDQLPKGVDKIQPDAVVVSVERGGQPSALKPSTTVNDANLVTVKFEGDQLQGLKSGDVVTVTITAKVASTVTGDELANQSTTNINNVEFGSVPSVEDIDPNNPKKKTPTVVSFAPLTIDKVNKEKQPLADAQFHVWPLPKNGQCGTKPENAQLMTTLGDQGTVTLQMAIGTYCVQETKAPLGYEIAADFATPQKVEVVKDSGKKLTVTNLKSAQAGTDSLLNLPLTGAAGMVIMTLLGGALIATAFGFGFVALRRNED, from the coding sequence ATGGCCCGCACTAGTGCCATTCGCACCCGCGTGGCCTGCGCATTCGTAGCGATTCTTTCGCTCATTGCGCTGAGCTTCGCAGCACCCATCGCCCACGCGGCAGAGGGAAATATTGATACCGGAAAGACTGGTTCGATCACTATTCACAAGTTCGCTAATCCAGATTCTGGTGAAGCCGGCAACGGCACTGAGCTTGTCGATAAGAAACCGAAAACTGAGCCAATTGCTGGTGTCGTTTTTGAATATCAGAAGGTGAAGGATCTTAACCTCGCGACACCTGAAGGCTGGGAAAAGGTAAAGACCGTCAAACTCGAAGATGGTCGTGTCATGTTTGGTGACCAGCCTGCCACCATGGAACCGGCAGTAGAGTTCACTCCCACAGCAGATAACGGGGAAACTAATGTCAAAGGTTTGGCGTTGGGTGTGTACCTTGTGACGGAAAAATCTGCTCCGGCAAATGTGACTGAGAAGTCCGCTCCATTCCTTGTGACAATTCCTTACCCGAACGAGAAACAAACCTTCCTCTATGATGTCCATGTTTATCCGAAGAATACTGTGGTGACGGATAAGGATTGGCCTGTCAAGACTATCAAGGGTGGTAATGACACTGTTCATTTCCCCGGGGATACGATTGTGTGGGAGATCAAGCAAACTATTCCACAGCTTTCGACGAAGAAGCCACTAACGAAGTTTGAGATCACCGATCAGCTTCCCAAGGGCGTTGACAAAATTCAGCCAGATGCAGTCGTCGTTTCGGTAGAACGAGGCGGTCAGCCCTCTGCATTGAAACCTAGCACCACAGTTAATGACGCGAATCTTGTGACTGTGAAGTTTGAGGGTGACCAGCTTCAAGGATTGAAGTCTGGCGACGTCGTAACCGTAACGATCACTGCAAAGGTTGCTTCGACGGTCACTGGCGATGAGCTTGCTAACCAATCGACGACAAACATCAATAACGTGGAGTTCGGTTCAGTTCCGTCTGTGGAAGATATTGATCCGAATAACCCAAAGAAGAAGACCCCAACAGTTGTTTCTTTTGCGCCGCTCACGATTGACAAGGTGAACAAAGAAAAGCAGCCTCTTGCTGATGCACAGTTCCATGTATGGCCGCTTCCCAAGAATGGTCAATGTGGCACCAAGCCTGAGAATGCGCAGCTTATGACGACTTTGGGCGATCAGGGCACTGTGACTTTGCAAATGGCAATTGGAACGTACTGTGTTCAAGAAACCAAGGCCCCACTCGGCTACGAGATTGCAGCAGACTTCGCTACGCCTCAGAAGGTTGAAGTTGTCAAGGACTCAGGAAAGAAGCTGACGGTGACCAACCTGAAGTCTGCACAAGCCGGTACTGACAGCCTACTCAACCTACCGTTGACGGGTGCTGCCGGCATGGTGATCATGACTCTCCTTGGCGGAGCACTGATCGCTACCGCGTTTGGTTTCGGCTTTGTTGCGCTGCGTCGCAACGAGGACTGA